One Coccinella septempunctata chromosome 8, icCocSept1.1, whole genome shotgun sequence genomic window carries:
- the LOC123318360 gene encoding uncharacterized protein LOC123318360 has protein sequence MQISTTKTKSLVISKEPKRCKLVVADQPIEQVMTFSYLGVQISSNQDRTYEVREQASKACRMAGALRDVIFNNKYMSKQSKTRIYKTCVRPIMTYAIETRADNKRTKSILRTTEMKILRTISGYTLRDRKRNTAILEECQVQDIVKWGRARRRYWNNHNSRMNAERIAKIARDGIPNTRRPIGRPPKRWKDSWVSTSIED, from the coding sequence ATGCAAATatcaacaacaaaaacaaagtCATTAGTCATAAGCAAAGAACCCAAAAGATGCAAACTTGTCGTCGCAGACCAACCAATAGAACAGGTGATGACATTTAGCTATCTCGGCGTACAGATATCTTCGAACCAAGATAGAACATACGAAGTTCGTGAGCAGGCAAGTAAAGCATGTAGAATGGCAGGTGCACTCCGCGACGTCATATTCAACAACAAATATATGAGTAAACAGTCAAAAACCAGGATCTACAAAACTTGTGTCCGACCTATCATGACATACGCCATAGAAACCAGAGCAGACAACAAAAGAACTAAGTCCATCCTCAGAACAACTGAAATGAAGATACTAAGAACCATATCTGGATATACACTGAGGGACAGGAAGAGGAACACAGCCATTTTGGAAGAATGCCAAGTCCAAGACATTGTCAAATGGGGAAGAGCGCGACGACGTTACTGGAACAACCATAACAGCAGAATGAACGCGGAGAGAATAGCTAAGATCGCCCGAGACGGAATCCCAAATACCAGAAGACCCATAGGCAGACCTCCCAAACGCTGGAAAGACTCCTGGGTGTCTACATCCATAGAGGATTAG
- the LOC123318361 gene encoding uncharacterized protein LOC123318361: protein MKVFACITIALCVALAAAENEPKTNGKFKRYAPFLPNGIESKLSYTSIPHSLEYSNNLQRIYSGYSPNLAYSNIYGYGSPSVYSSYGSGISSNLAGLYGINGLAQSSLLGASYGIPSAYSSIASAGLGASYGASYGTNYGTTYGTPQVFQGPIKEGGSTQNVQVRTITQQVPVPVPQPYPVEVTKPVSIPQPYPVDVPKPVPVPVKVEVPVEVPRPYAVKVAQPVPVQVPVKVPVEIPRPYPVTVTRTVPVPVEKPIYVKYPVQYSVPVPAPYPVEVPHPVPVSVPHPVVVKEPQVHVTKSTHYVQPSIRTFSTIQPATYTAVHPTSYTTGLNGLGVYSTGLNGIHSASYVPSAYTSGSVYAGPYSHEVLDSQYSQLYNFPGSYIQGKYLTAEKQYINAQPLNYLRSSYDNKYGLLKSYVPSVYGGYSSLKTYSPSVYSGYNTLKTYSPSVYGGYSTLKTYGPSVYGTYSGLKSYTPSVYGAYSGLKSYVPSVYGGYNGLKSYTSEYLKKNSTKTNTMRAVVCLALVFAVVAAEQPTESINNVADILKETTFSSSSTPSSLNLGSSQGGFSSGSFSTFGSQGLNSGSFGLSSKSSGASTGFGSTAHGSSILHGASTFGAQQGNSASSTGFSTLAGNAGLYKSNVYGLNSGLNNYGYLSGSYGLGNGALISGYSAPITTSYVQGFGNGLAGSQGHYVHGYENALAGSQGHISNVDTQHHVDTVQHKHINTIHTITKQVGVAQPYPVPVQVTRHVPVAHPYPVPVPKAVPVPYNVHVPVPVDKPYPVKVPSPVPVPFHVNVPVPVDKPYPVPVEKTVRVPVEKPVYIRVPHPVAVPQPQPVPVRVAKPVPVQVPTPVVVKVPEIYNVHKVDYAVAPTYGVHYDGVYGAQHQYGGLYGTQHHQLVDGATILAPEHHIDAANSAAHFEASNALAAQQIADAQYGSAATFGNGFTSGSYQIQPAQLVGSYQVPVGESVYGDLPSIVDAKYAFKRETEKKKTGSEEKKKL, encoded by the exons ATGAAGGTTTTCGCG tgTATCACTATCGCCCTTTGCGTTGCTCTCGCAGCCGCCGAGAACGAACCAAAGACGAACGGCAAGTTCAAGAGATACGCTCCCTTCTTGCCCAATGGTATCGAATCGAAACTTTCCTACACCTCCATCCCCCACAGTCTTGAATACTCCAACAACCTCCAACGCATCTACAGCGGATACTCACCAAACCTAGCCTACTCCAACATCTACGGTTATGGATCTCCATCTGTGTACTCCAGCTATGGATCTGGAATCTCCTCCAACTTGGCTGGTTTGTACGGAATCAATGGACTAGCTCAGTCCTCCCTTCTTGGCGCAAGCTATGGTATCCCATCAGCATACTCCAGCATTGCATCCGCCGGTCTTGGTGCTTCTTACGGTGCTAGCTACGGAACCAACTACGGAACCACCTACGGAACCCCACAAGTATTCCAGGGACCCATCAAGGAAGGTGGTTCCACCCAAAACGTCCAGGTCAGAACTATCACACAACAAGTTCCTGTACCAGTACCACAACCCTACCCAGTCGAAGTAACCAAACCAGTGAGCATTCCCCAGCCCTACCCTGTTGATGTCCCAAAACCAGTACCAGTACCTGTCAAAGTTGAAGTACCAGTTGAAGTACCCAGGCCATACGCTGTCAAAGTTGCCCAACCTGTGCCCGTCCAGGTTCCAGTTAAGGTACCAGTTGAGATCCCAAGACCATACCCCGTTACCGTAACCAGGACCGTACCTGTACCTGTTGAGAAACCAATCTACGTCAAATACCCCGTCCAGTACAGCGTACCCGTTCCAGCTCCATACCCAGTTGAAGTACCACACCCAGTACCTGTGAGCGTACCACACCCTGTTGTCGTGAAG GAACCTCAAGTTCATGTAACCAAATCTACCCACTACGTCCAACCTTCCATCAGGACTTTCAGCACCATTCAGCCAGCTACTTACACCGCTGTTCACCCAACTTCCTACACCACTGGCTTGAACGGTCTTGGTGTCTACAGCACTGGTCTTAACGGAATCCACTCCGCCTCATATGTTCCATCTGCCTACACCTCTGGATCCGTATACGCTGGACCATACTCCCACGAGGTATTGGACTCCCAATACTCCCAGCTGTACAACTTCCCCGGCAGCTACATCCAGGGCAAATACTTGACTGCTGAGAAGCAATACATCAACGCCCAACCTTTGAACTACTTGAGAAGCAGCTACGACAACAAATACGGTCTTCTTAAATCATACGTCCCAAGTGTATATGGTGGATACAGCAGCTTGAAAACCTACAGCCCAAGCGTATACAGTGGATACAACACCTTGAAAACCTACAGCCCAAGCGTATACGGTGGATACAGTACATTGAAAACCTACGGCCCAAGCGTCTACGGCACCTACTCTGGATTGAAATCCTACACCCCATCCGTCTACGGAGCTTACAGTGGATTGAAATCTTACGTCCCATCCGTATATGGTGGATACAACGGATTGAAGTCATACACTTCCGAATACTTGAAGAAGAA TTCAACTAAAACGAACACAATGAGGGCAGTAGTT tGCCTTGCTCTGGTTTTCGCCGTAGTGGCAGCCGAACAACCAACCGAAAGTATCAACAATGTTGCTGATATTTTGAAGGAAACCACTTTCTCCTCTTCGTCAACTCCATCCTCACTGAACCTTGGAAGTAGCCAGGGTGGATTCTCATCTGGATCTTTCTCTACCTTCGGAAGTCAAGGTCTTAACTCTGGATCTTTCGGTCTCTCCTCAAAATCATCAGGAGCCTCCACAGGTTTCGGTTCAACTGCCCATGGTTCTTCCATTCTCCATGGAGCAAGCACTTTCGGTGCTCAACAAGGAAACTCTGCCTCATCCACTGGATTCTCTACCTTGGCTGGTAACGCTGGTTTGTACAAGTCCAACGTTTACGGTCTCAACTCTGGATTGAACAACTACGGCTACCTTTCTGGATCTTATGGTTTGGGCAACGGTGCTCTCATCTCCGGATACAGCGCCCCAATCACAACTTCCTACGTGCAAGGTTTTGGAAATGGTTTGGCTGGTTCCCAAGGGCACTACGTCCATGGTTACGAAAATGCTTTGGCTGGTTCCCAGGGACACATCTCCAACGTTGACACTCAACATCACGTCGATACCGTCCAGCACAAACACATCAACACCATCCACACCATCACCAAGCAAGTTGGAGTCGCTCAACCTTACCCAGTACCAGTCCAGGTCACCAGACACGTACCAGTTGCTCACCCATACCCTGTCCCAGTTCCCAAGGCCGTACCTGTACCATACAACGTACATGTTCCAGTACCTGTTGACAAGCCTTACCCTGTCAAAGTTCCAAGCCCTGTTCCAGTACCATTCCATGTGAACGTACCAGTTCCAGTAGACAAACCATACCCGGTACCAGTCGAAAAAACCGTGAGAGTACCTGTAGAGAAACCAGTATACATCAGGGTTCCCCATCCAGTCGCAGTTCCACAACCACAACCCGTCCCAGTTAGGGTTGCCAAGCCTGTACCAGTGCAAGTGCCAACTCCAGTCGTTGTCAAGGTTCCAGAAATCTACAACGTACACAAAGTCGATTACGCTGTAGCCCCAACCTACGGTGTACACTACGACGGAGTATACGGTGCTCAACACCAATACGGAGGACTTTATGGAACTCAACACCACCAGTTGGTTGACGGTGCCACCATCCTCGCACCAGAACACCACATCGATGCTGCCAACTCCGCTGCCCATTTTGAGGCTTCCAATGCTTTGGCCGCTCAACAGATCGCCGATGCTCAATACGGAAGCGCTGCCACATTCGGTAATGGATTCACCAGTGGATCTTACCAAATCCAACCAGCCCAGTTGGTAGGATCATACCAGGTTCCAGTTGGTGAGTCAGTCTATGGAGATTTGCCCAGCATCGTTGATGCCAAGTACGCCTTCAAGAGGGAAACAGAAAAGAAGAAGACCGGTTCTGAGGAAAAAAAGAAGTTGTAA